A window of Rhinolophus ferrumequinum isolate MPI-CBG mRhiFer1 chromosome X, mRhiFer1_v1.p, whole genome shotgun sequence contains these coding sequences:
- the LOC117027089 gene encoding microfibrillar-associated protein 1-like, with protein sequence MSVPSALMKQPPIQSTAGAVPVRNEKGELSMEKVKVKRYVSGKRPDYAPMESSDEEDEEFQFIKKAKEQEAEPEEQEEDSSSDPQLRRLQNHISEDVEESLARHRKIVEPEVVGQSDSEVEGDGWCVEREDSSEEEEEEIDDEEIERRPSMMRQRAQERKNEEMEVMEVEDEGHSGEESESESEYEEYTDSEDEMEPRLKPVFIRKKDRVAVQEREAEALKQKELEQEAKCMAEERRKYTLKIVEEETKKELEENKRSLAALDALNTDDENDEGEYEAWKVRELKRIKRDREDREALEKEKAEIEHMRNLTEEERRAELRANGKVITNKAVKGKYKFLQKYCHRGAFFMDEDEEVYKRDFSAPTLEDHFNKTIFPKVMQVKNFGRSGRTKYTHLVDQDTTSFDSAWGQESAQNTKFFKQKAAGVRDVFERPSAKKWKTT encoded by the coding sequence ATGTCGGTCCCCAGCGCACTCATGAAACAACCGCCCATTCAGTCCACGGCTGGGGCCGTCCCGGTTCGCAATGAAAAAGGTGAGCTTTCGATGGAGAAAGTGAAGGTAAAACGTTATGTGTCGGGTAAGAGGCCAGATTACGCCCCGATGGAGTCCTCAGATGAGGAGGATGAAGAATTTCAGTTCATTAAGAAAGCCAAAGAAcaagaagcagagcctgaggaaCAGGAGGAGGATTCATCTAGCGACCCTCAACTGCGGCGTTTGCAAAACCATATTAGTGAAGATGTGGAAGAGAGCTTGGCTCGACATAGAAAAATAGTGGAACCTGAAGTGGTAGGACAAAGTGACTCAGAAGTAGAAGGAGATGGTTGGTGTGTGGAACGAGAAGACAGCagtgaagaagaagaggaagaaattgatGATGAGGAAATAGAGCGGCGCCCTAGCATGATGCGTCAGCGAGCACAGGAGAGAAAAAATGAAGAGATGGAAGTCATGGAGGTGGAAGATGAGGGACATTCTGGGGAGGAGTCAGAATCAGAGTCTGAGTATGAAGAATATACAGACAGTGAAGATGAGATGGAGCCTCGCCTTAAACCAGTCTTCATTCGAAAGAAGGACAGAGTAGCAGTTCAAGAACGTGAGGCTGAAGCATTAAAACAGAAGGAGCTGGAGCAGGAGGCAAAATGCATGGCTGAAGAGAGGCGCAAGTACACACTCAAGATTGTAGAAGAGGAGACCAAGAAAGAGCTGGAGGAGAATAAGCGGTCCCTGGCTGCACTGGATGCACTCAATACTGATGATGAAAATGATGAGGGGGAATATGAGGCATGGAAAGTTCGGGAGCTAAAGAGAATCAAGAGGGACAGAGAAGATCGAGAAGCGCTtgagaaggagaaagcagaaattGAACACATGCGAAACCTGACTGAGGAAGAGAGGCGAGCTGAGCTTCGGGCAAATGGCAAAGTCATTACCAACAAAGCTGTTAAGGGCAAATATAAGTTCTTACAGAAGTACTGTCACCGGGGTGCCTTCTTCATGGATGAAGATGAAGAAGTATACAAGAGAGATTTCAGCGCACCAACCCTGGAGGATCATTTCAACAAAACCATTTTTCCCAAAGTCATGCAGGTCAAGAATTTTGGACGCTCTGGTCGCACCAAATACACCCACCTTGTGGATCAAGACACCACCTCCTTTGACTCAGCATGGGGCCAAGAGAGTGCTCAGAACACAAAATTCTTTAAACAAAAGGCAGCTGGGGTACGAGATGTATTTGAACGGCCATCTGCCAAGAAGTGGAAAACTACGtaa